ATTTATATTGTTGTTAGCTCCCGAAAGCTCCTCAGGTATTCATCTAAAGCTCTTAGCTAGAATTTCCCGGATCTTTAAAAATCCTGAATTCCGCTCTCGACTAATGGAGGCACAAACAGAAGAAGAGCTCTATAGTATAATTATTGAAGAAGATGCAAAGATCTAATGCAAATACCCCTTTTAAGGTTCGAGAGTTATATAAATCATGGGGAAAAGATCTAGCACTCAACATAGTTGTCGGTAAGAAAGGGTTTAATCGAAATATTGAATTAGACAGGGTTCAGAAACCAGGTCTAAGGATGATCGAATCCAATATCCAGCTAGAAGACGGGAAAATACAAATCTTTGGTAGAACAGAGTTAAATTACCTTGAAAGCCTTACACCGGTCAAACAGAAAAAGATCGCAGATATTCTCTCGGAGAAGGACATCCCCTGTTATATCATCTCTAAGGGCTTGTATCCGCCAGACCTACTGAAGAAAGCACTTGAAAGGAAAAATGTTCCATTATTCATCACCGACTTGTACACGGGGAGACTGATCTCAACACTAAATTATATACTTGAGGAAAGGCTTGCACCGTTTATAACCCAGCACGGCGTGCTTATGGATATACATAGTCTAGGGGTACTCATACTGGGTACAAGCGGCATCGGTAAAAGCGAATGTGCACTCGACCTAATTTTAAGAGGATCCAAATTGATTGCAGATGACATCGTTGAAATAAGGAAGATCGGCGTATCGAAATTAATCGGGAGTGGTC
Above is a window of Thermodesulfobacteriota bacterium DNA encoding:
- the hprK gene encoding HPr(Ser) kinase/phosphatase; this translates as MQRSNANTPFKVRELYKSWGKDLALNIVVGKKGFNRNIELDRVQKPGLRMIESNIQLEDGKIQIFGRTELNYLESLTPVKQKKIADILSEKDIPCYIISKGLYPPDLLKKALERKNVPLFITDLYTGRLISTLNYILEERLAPFITQHGVLMDIHSLGVLILGTSGIGKSECALDLILRGSKLIADDIVEIRKIGVSKLIGSGPGNIRHLMEIRGIGIVNIKDLFGTTSVMDKREIDMVIEMSQWNPEKDYDRLGLDQRSYKVMDVEVPYLVIPVSPGRNTSTVVDVAVRNQLIKKKHNSAPVEDFIR